The region GCGAGCGCGGGCGCCACATCGGGGCGGCGCGCCGAGAGCGGCGGCGGCGCCTCCGCGATGTGCGCGGCGATGAGCTCCTTCGGCGGGCGAGCTCCGAACGGATGCGCGCCGGCGAGCAACTCGTACATCACCACGCCAAGCGCGTACAGATCGGCCCGGTGGTCCACGGTGGCGTCGCCGCGCGCCTGTTCGGGCGACATGTAGGCGGGCGTGCCGAGCGTGGTCCCCTCTCCGGTGAGCGTGGCGCCCCCGTCTTCTCCTCCGCCCGCGGCAGCATCGGGAGATCCCACGGGCGCCCGCGGTGCGCGAGCCCTGCTCACCGCGCGCGCGATGCCGAAGTCGGCCACCACGGCATGGCCGTCCTGGATGAGGATGTTCGCCGGCTTGATGTCGCGGTGCACCACGCCGCTCCGGTGCGCGTACGCGAGCGCGCTCGCCACCTCGCGCAGGAGTCGCAGCGCCGCCTCCATGGACGGCGCTTCCCCGCGCGCGAGCCGCTCGCGGAGTGTCTCCCCCTCAACGTACGGCATCACGTAGTACAGCAGGCCCGCCGCCTCACCCGAATCGTGCAGCGGCAGAATGTGTGGATGCGTCAGGCCGGCGGTGATGCGAATCTCGTGCAGAAAGCGCTCGGCGCTCATCGCGGCGCCGAGCACCGGGTCGAACACCTTGAGCGCCACCGGCCGCGCATGCCGGCGATCGTGGGCCAGGTAGACAGTGGCGGTGCCACCATGCCCCACCTCCCGCTCCACGTCGTAGTGCCCCGCCAGCGCGGCGCGGAGCGCCTCCGGCACGTTCGCGTCAGGCTCGCCCGCCGCCGCCATCGCTTCAGTGCCGGCGACCTGATCTCCATCAGCGAGACTCATAAGAAGCGGTGCGGCAAACGCCGAGGCCGGCTCGGCGAGAAAATCCGGCGACTCCGCCGCGCGCTCGCACGCGCGCAGTTGCGCCTCGACCTCCGCGCGCAGCGCCGCGTCGTCCCCGCAGGCGCGGTCGAGGAAGTCAGCCCTCGCCTCGGGCGGCAGCTCCAGCGCCGCTTCCACCGTGGCGCGCACCGCGGCCCATCGTCGCCGCGCCGACGCCGGCGTGTCGCGATCCCCCCGTGGCGGCCGCTCGGGCTCGCTCATCATTCCTCCGGGCGCAGCGCCCGGTAGAGCCATCCC is a window of Gemmatimonadales bacterium DNA encoding:
- a CDS encoding serine/threonine-protein kinase, giving the protein MSEPERPPRGDRDTPASARRRWAAVRATVEAALELPPEARADFLDRACGDDAALRAEVEAQLRACERAAESPDFLAEPASAFAAPLLMSLADGDQVAGTEAMAAAGEPDANVPEALRAALAGHYDVEREVGHGGTATVYLAHDRRHARPVALKVFDPVLGAAMSAERFLHEIRITAGLTHPHILPLHDSGEAAGLLYYVMPYVEGETLRERLARGEAPSMEAALRLLREVASALAYAHRSGVVHRDIKPANILIQDGHAVVADFGIARAVSRARAPRAPVGSPDAAAGGGEDGGATLTGEGTTLGTPAYMSPEQARGDATVDHRADLYALGVVMYELLAGAHPFGARPPKELIAAHIAEAPPPLSARRPDVAPALAALVMRCLEKDPAARPQSAEDVVAALDAARPAGEGAGTRASRRLSTRAVVVLVAVVVALVTAGALLTTRGLEARHQAATTAAATPTGTGAGGARNLSSIHRVAVLPFVNTGGASADDYFSDGLTDELAHALAHLPGMQVAGRTSSYSFKGKSATAREIGRALGVDALVNGTVRRAGDRLRVTTQLVSTANGTVLWDSIYESPSRDVFAVQDEFTRAIVAALAPSLGD